The sequence below is a genomic window from Denitratisoma sp. DHT3.
CCTGCGCCGACGCCATGGCGACCGGTGCCGGCGTGGCGTCCGGCGTGGTTTGGATGGCTTGGGCGACTTGAATGGTTTCGGCGGCCTCGACCGGGGTCGGCAGGGGTTCCATTTTCAGGGACATCGTCGCCGCCGGGAATGCGGGGGGCTCCACGGTGTCGTCCAGGGGGGCGGACCCTCGGCTTGCTCTGGGAATGTCTCCGCGTCGATCCGCAATGCGTCGATGGCCGGAAACTCCAGCGCGGGCGCGGGGGGCGAGACGGACGGAAGGGGCTGCGCGGCTTTTTCCCGCTGTTCCTTTTCCTCGCTGGCGCGCTGCAGGGCGTCGAGAAGCAAGCTCATGACCAAGCCGGCCAAGCCGGAACCAAACGGGAGCAGCTTCGATGAAGTACTTTGCCGCTGGGCCGGAAAAGCAGCAAAGACGCCCGCCCCCTCCCGGCCGCCCAGGGCCGGCTTTGCACAGCCGGCCCGCTGCGGCGGCGCGGAGCAGTGCTCCGCGAAACCCCGCCTCCGCCCCCCTCGCGGGGGAGGTGACTATTTGGCTTGCTTCGCTCGCAATTCATAAGATTTGTCATGACTTGGTCGCTTAGGGATCAAGGCCTGCCGAATGCCTTGCGGGTGTCGGACACGACGGACCGGAAGCCCTTGAAGTCTCCCGCCAGGCTGGCGTCGTTCAATACCGTGGGCCGGATGAAGATCACCAGCTCGGTCTTGCGGCTCCTGTTGTCCTTGTAGGAGAACAGATCGCCCAACCCGGGCACCTTGTTCAGGCCGGGCACGCCGTCCACGTTGCGGTTGCTCGAATCCTGTATCAGGCCGCCCAGCACCGCGATGTCTCCCGATTGCACGCGCATGATCGATTCCATCTCGCGGCTCTGCACCACCGGAATCATGTTGGTCACACCGGCGTTCTTGAGCGCGGGGCTGGGATCCACGGCGTAGGAGGTGATCCGGCTGATCGTCGGTCGAAGGTTGAGGATGACTTCGCCGTTGCCATCGATCTGCGGCATCACCGTCATCAGGAAACCGATCGGCACGGTATGCACCTGACTGGTGTAGGTCGGCGCGACGGCGGGCGTGGTCAGGGTGGCGGGGGTGCCGGCGGTGACGTCGATGGTGAAGTAGATTTCGTTGTCCACCACCTTGAGCACGCTGGTCTGGCTGTTGAGCATCGACAGTTTCGGGCTGGAGAGCACGCGCAGGGTGCCGAACGATTCCAGCAACTGCGTCACCGCGCTGATGCTGCCGCTCTTGTACGCCTTGCTGATGGTCAGCGTCGACAGGCCGCTGAGCAGGCCGCCCGTGATCATGCCGTTGGCGGGGCCGACCGGACTGAAATCGATCTGTGCCGAGGTCGAGCCGTTGCGGATCAGGCTCCAGTCGATACCCTGCTGGTAGCGATCGGACAAGTCGACTTCGACGACGGTCGCCTCGATCAGCACCTGCCGCCGCGCGTTTTCCATGACGCTGTCGAGAAACTCGCGCACTTTGTCGTGCTGGCGTTGCGTGGCGCGGACGTTGACCACGCCGTTTTCCGGATTGGCGATGATCGAGGCCGCTTCGCGATACACCACCGGCCGCGCGGCGGCGGGGGCGGCCTGGCTGGCGCGCGCCGCGTTCGACGCATTGACCACGGCGTTCGCGGCCTGGACGCTGGAGACGGTGGGTTGCGGCTGAGCCGGGGCGGTGGCCGTTGCCGCGACCGCCGGCGCGGTTGCGGCGGGCTGATCTTCCGTAACGATCCGGTCGGTTTCGCGCAACAGATCGCGCAGGTTTTCGATCAGGGTGTTCCAGAAATCATTGTTCGCCGTATTGGAGATACGGGAACTCGACTGATTGCTGACGCCGCCCCCGCTGCCCGAGCCGCCACCCGAACCGCCACCCGAACCGCCAATCGTGGTCGAGAGGCCGACCGAGCTTTCCGCGCGGCGCGAAATGTTCGGATAGTTGACCTTGTACATCTTGAGATAGGGGACGTCCGGCATGATCGACAGCTTTTTGCCGTTCAACTCGTAGCGCATGTCGACTTGGGTGGCAATGATGTCGAGAATCTCGACGATGTTCTGGTCGAGCGCGCTCATCGTGACCGTGCCGGAAATGCCGGAATGGATCGACACGCTCAGTTTGGCGTCGCGCGCCAGGGCGAACAGAAGGTCCCGAACGTCCAGGTTGTGCACGACGACGCTGTAGACCTCCGCCTTTTCCGTCGGCCGGGGAGGGGGCGGCAGCGCCGGTACGGCGGAGAACCCCGGCGCCTGACCGGCGACCGGAGGGGCGGGTTCGAGATGCTGCGCCGATGGGGCGGGCGCCGGCGTGGCGCAGCCGGCGGCGAGGATGGCCAGTGCCAGCGAGAGCGCGAGGGTGCGCGCGCTGGCGCGCCGGGTCGGGGGATGGTGTCGTTTCAAGGATGTTGCTCCGCTCGGATGCCGGCCCATGTCCTGAGCACCGGATGATCCGCCCTGAGTTGCGGCGGCAAGGCGCTCAGCGCCTCACGAGCCGCCTGCTCGTCGGGGTAGCTGCCGAGGTATATCGCGACCGCGGCCCGGTCGGCATAGTTTCTCCTGTGCGCATAGACGTTCGAAAGGTCGACGTGCGGTTTGATTTTGTTCAGGTATTTCGTCAGATCGACTCGCGCGGGCAGTGTCGCCAGCTGCAGGGTGAATCCGCGCTGCTGCGGGTCGGCAACCGCCGCTTCCGTGCGTGTGATGATCATGTCTGGGTCCGGTTCTGCAATAACGGGGGAAACCACGGG
It includes:
- the mshL gene encoding pilus (MSHA type) biogenesis protein MshL, with the protein product MKRHHPPTRRASARTLALSLALAILAAGCATPAPAPSAQHLEPAPPVAGQAPGFSAVPALPPPPRPTEKAEVYSVVVHNLDVRDLLFALARDAKLSVSIHSGISGTVTMSALDQNIVEILDIIATQVDMRYELNGKKLSIMPDVPYLKMYKVNYPNISRRAESSVGLSTTIGGSGGGSGGGSGSGGGVSNQSSSRISNTANNDFWNTLIENLRDLLRETDRIVTEDQPAATAPAVAATATAPAQPQPTVSSVQAANAVVNASNAARASQAAPAAARPVVYREAASIIANPENGVVNVRATQRQHDKVREFLDSVMENARRQVLIEATVVEVDLSDRYQQGIDWSLIRNGSTSAQIDFSPVGPANGMITGGLLSGLSTLTISKAYKSGSISAVTQLLESFGTLRVLSSPKLSMLNSQTSVLKVVDNEIYFTIDVTAGTPATLTTPAVAPTYTSQVHTVPIGFLMTVMPQIDGNGEVILNLRPTISRITSYAVDPSPALKNAGVTNMIPVVQSREMESIMRVQSGDIAVLGGLIQDSSNRNVDGVPGLNKVPGLGDLFSYKDNRSRKTELVIFIRPTVLNDASLAGDFKGFRSVVSDTRKAFGRP